The Microtus ochrogaster isolate Prairie Vole_2 unplaced genomic scaffold, MicOch1.0 UNK2368, whole genome shotgun sequence region CTCACAAGGAAGAGGTGGACCTGCTGCGTTTTGGTGGCTTCACTGGCTCTTTTTCCAAGCTGCTAGTACTACagcaacaaataacaaacaaggCCTCATGGCTTCTGGCTGATCCGGGCACCTTCAAGGGCACAGGTGTGAATGTCCATCAGTCTCAGCCTTGGCTGCAGTTCCGTACCTCACTCCAAGGAGTAGGTAATGACAGCAGCTACTCACACCTGAGATTCCCTTTATCCTTGGAGGCTCTTATTGAGGATCCTGTTCTTGTGAACACACGCGGGGCACAGCACGTTATCCTCCAGGTGTGGGGGCAGAAAGGTGCaggctggcagcaggaagagggcaatcactttccccttcttctcAGGTACCCAGGCTTGTCCAGCGTGGAACTGAAGCCGAACCCAACCTCTTGAGTCTGCTGGAAGGCTTCTCCCATGGACCACACACCACAGATCCCCGTACGTCTCGGGTGTTGTAATGGACTGCAGGGCCTCATTCTTGTTAGCATTGGCTGCAATCCTCGACCAAGATGCCAACACTGCCTCAGAGGTGGTTGTGGTCACAACCGTTGTGCTGACCTCTTCATAGAGGACAGGAGGTTCAGTAAGGGCGGGCATCTGCTCCTCGGGTACAGGGACCACTTCAAGAGGCACTATCACCTGAGGACAAGACTCTTGTCCCTCCTCCGTCTCCGTCTCCAATTTTTTCCGACGCATCTTCACGCTGGCCTCTCTCGGTGTGTCAGGAATGTTCTCTAATTCAGTCTCCTTGTTTCCAGCATCCTCCATCTTCGAATTAGATGAAACCGCCGAAAGatgatatggatttttgtatattgatacaaatgtcAGGTTATTTTTGCTAAAATATACTGTAcaacatttctaattt contains the following coding sequences:
- the LOC101994184 gene encoding developmental pluripotency-associated protein 4-like, which translates into the protein MEDAGNKETELENIPDTPREASVKMRRKKLETETEEGQESCPQVIVPLEVVPVPEEQMPALTEPPVLYEEVSTTVVTTTTSEAVLASWSRIAANANKNEALQSITTPETYGDLWCVVHGRSLPADSRGWVRLQFHAGQAWVPEKKGKVIALFLLPACTFLPPHLEDNVLCPACVHKNRILNKSLQG